A window of the Lolium perenne isolate Kyuss_39 chromosome 7, Kyuss_2.0, whole genome shotgun sequence genome harbors these coding sequences:
- the LOC127311787 gene encoding uncharacterized protein encodes MGLEVAEISELAALRPIQTTAVRGALATAAAADDHDAATAADTGCVTPTARATAGEAKDDAAGDGIGCATPTASELEEAPQRDGGADDASCYATPMACRTTMPLDVCEFDAVAAAGDAAAAVNFTTPTSDESALRPATVCPPAPRKLPPALKRKLAPLQQRLFYPVPLDLASVFKPAPPPAPPATKKMRAHVVESSLPLGT; translated from the coding sequence ATGGGCCTCGAGGTCGCGGAAATCTCGGAATTGGCGGCTCTCCGGCCGATCCAGACCACTGCAGTCAGAGGCGCGCTGGCCACGGCAGCGGCAGCTGATGACCACGATGCTGCCACTGCTGCCGACACTGGCTGCGTCACACCGACGGCGAGAGCCACGGCGGGAGAAGCTAAAGACGATGCTGCCGGGGACGGCATTGGCTGCGCTACGCCGACGGCGAGCGAACTCGAGGAGGCACCGCAGCGAGATGGTGGTGCCGACGACGCCAGCTGCTACGCTACGCCGATGGCGTGTCGAACCACCATGCCGCTAGACGTCTGTGAATTCGACGCCGTCGCTGCTGCCGGCGACGCAGCAGCTGCGGTGAACTTCACCACGCCCACGTCCGACGAGTCCGCGCTAAGGCCGGCCACGGTGTGCCCGCCGGCGCCGCGGAAGCTGCCCCCGGCGCTGAAGAGGAAGCTGGCGCCGCTGCAGCAGCGGCTCTTCTACCCGGTGCCGCTCGACCTGGCCAGCGTGTTcaagcccgcgccgccgccggcgccgcctgcCACCAAGAAGATGCGGGCGCACGTCGTGGAATCATCGCTGCCGCTGGGCACGTGA